ATCACGCGCAGCTCGCCTTCCTCAAGCACAACGGCTGCGACGAAGTTCAGGGCTATCTGATCAGCAAGCCGCTTCCCGCCGGCGACTTCACTGCGTTACTGGAAAGCGAACACGCGACCACCTCGACCCTGTGACTCACGGTCGCCTTTTCGTCGGCCGACCGTCGAACCAGGCGTGGCCGCTGCGCTCGAGCAGACTGTCTGCGGCGTCCGGCCCCCGACTGCCGGCAGCGTAGCGTTTCGGCGTTCGGTAGTAGTCGTTCCAGCCGGCGATGATCGGATCGACCCACTGCCAGGCCGCCTCAATCTCGTCGCGGCGCATGAACAGCGTCGCATCGCCCTGGATAACGTCCAGCAGCAGGCGTTCGTATGCCTCCCAGCGACGCCGCTTGAATGCCTTGTCGAATTGCAGGTCCAGATCCACCTCCTGCAACAACATGCCGCGCCCCGGCGACTTGGCCATCAGCGACAGGCTGATGCTTTCGTCAGGCTGCAGCCGGATGACCAGGCGGTTGCCTGCAAGCTGATCATCGCTTTCCGGAAACAACCGGTGGGGCACCGACTTGAACTGCACGATAATTTCGGACTTGCGCTGCGACGTGGCCTTGCCGGTACGCAGGTAAAACGGCACGCCCGCCCAGCGCCAGCTGTCGACCTCCGCTCGCAGGGCGACGAAGGTCTCGGTATTGCTGTCGTGATCGACACTCTTCTCGAAATAGTAGGCCGGTAGCGCTTCACCGGCGCGGCTACCTTCGGAATACTGACCGCGCACGGTGCGGTCCTGCACATCCATGCCGGTGATCGGACGCAGCGCCTCGAGGACCTTGAGCTTTTCGTTACGGACCGCCTCGGGTTCGAAGTGCACCGGGGCTTCCATCGCAACCAGACAGAGCAGCTGCAAAAGGTGGTTCTGCACCATGTCGCGCATGGCGCCGGCCTGGTCGTAATAGTCCCCGCGGTTCTCCACGCCAACCGGTTCCAGCACACTGATCTGCACATGGTCGACATGCGCATTGCGCCACAGCGGCTCGAACAGGGCATTGCCGA
Above is a window of Halopseudomonas nanhaiensis DNA encoding:
- the zwf gene encoding glucose-6-phosphate dehydrogenase — its product is MSINSQLECDIVVFGGTGDLAMRKLLPALYYLHRERHLHPGTRIVALARAEHDVASYARLMRRHVSQHVAKADFDATIWDAFAERFSYLSIDAGQRVAFPRLAKALGAEPGRVRVFYLATTPNLFAVIARHLDSVGLANSDARIVLEKPLGESLSTANGINDEIGKVFDESRVFRIDHYLGKEAVQNLLALRFGNALFEPLWRNAHVDHVQISVLEPVGVENRGDYYDQAGAMRDMVQNHLLQLLCLVAMEAPVHFEPEAVRNEKLKVLEALRPITGMDVQDRTVRGQYSEGSRAGEALPAYYFEKSVDHDSNTETFVALRAEVDSWRWAGVPFYLRTGKATSQRKSEIIVQFKSVPHRLFPESDDQLAGNRLVIRLQPDESISLSLMAKSPGRGMLLQEVDLDLQFDKAFKRRRWEAYERLLLDVIQGDATLFMRRDEIEAAWQWVDPIIAGWNDYYRTPKRYAAGSRGPDAADSLLERSGHAWFDGRPTKRRP